The Ruminococcaceae bacterium BL-4 region TAAATTCGTTTGCCTGAGGGTTTCTCTTCAAAATAAAGAACATTTTGGCTGGAACGTTCAAAAATCGGCTTTTCGTTTCCACCCTTTTCCATTGCATCCGCCCGGCTCTCATAATAGATCGCCGAAATCCCAGAAAGTGGTGTTTCTTCCGTATGATCACAATAGAGGGCACCCTGCAGACGAACGACCTCATTTCGTTTAAAATCCGGATGTTCCCCCAATTTTTCGAATATCTCCTGCAAAGTTAAAAATTTTGGAATCCTTCCGAGCTTTTCTTTTTCCTGATCCTGCGATTTTCGGTAAATCTTGATTCCAACATAAATGCCAATTAAAATAAACAACACCCCAGAAACAAACAGCATACCGCAATCCTCCCGCTTTTAAAACAATTAGCAAGGAGAATCATATCATGACAGTAAGCAAATTGCAACTTTTCGGTCAGTGATTGTCTATCAGTTTAAATACAAGCACTGTTATATCATCATCATGGCCGTCCACACGGCGGGCAACCGCTTCCGCTACAATGGATTCTGCCAATTCCTGCGGCATACGATCATCCCAGCCGGAAATTTTATCCGCAATCCAGTTAGCTCCTGAGGAAAGCGCTCCATCACTTAAAAGAATAATTAAATCTCCGGCGTCTATTTCTTCATTGATTTTATGGAACTTTGCTTCTTCCAAAATTCCTACCGGCACTCCGGGCGCATCAATGGGGATCACATCTCCGTCGCGGCGCACAAAGCTCATTGGCGCACCTGCTTTATAAAACTCTACTGAACCCGTATAAAGATCAAGGCTCAAAACATCCAGTGTTGCCAGCGATTCATCAACAGATTTTACCACAAGCGCAGAATTGACTATTTTAAGGGCACTGTCAAAGCCAACTCCCGCTTTCATCAAATCTGAAAAGACATCGGCGGCCATTGTTCCATCAACAGCTGCACGGCCTCCGGTCCCCATTCCATCGCTTAAAACGGCAACCTCATGCCCCTGTCCATCTGAAAAATACTGATAGCTGTCCCCACAGAGCTTTTGATTATTACACGAATGACGCGCACATCCTGCCAATACACGATAGCGGACCCGTTCGCTGAAAACCATCCTCCAGTTGGCACCAACACGCATGATGACCGGCGGATTAAAACGCCGACTACAGGTGCGCGAAATTTCCTGCGCAAGCTGTGCTTTATTAACGACTCCCGCTCCGCTGCGCGTTGCCATGGCTTCTACTTTCATTCTGCCAAACCGATCCACCACACAATTTACATCTACCGGGGTCAGGTTGAAATCCCGCAGTACTTCTCGAACCGCTCTTGCGGTCTGATAATCACAGCGTTCATAAATTTCCAGGTCAGAAGCCATCTCTTCTAAAACAGTTCCCACGGTTGAAAATTGTTGAATCAGAAGACCGCGTGCAAGATTTTTTCCCGGCAGAGTCGGCATAGTATGTTCTCGCGCACTTTCAAGCTGGTCTGCTTCATCCAGTTTATCTCCAACCTGCTCTACCGTATCTGATATTTTCTCCATGGTCTGTGCCGTAAAATCCAACCGAGAAACAATTGATCTCCTTAGCCCATCCGTGCGGGGAGCATCATCTTTTCTCGCAAAGAAGCGCAAGAATCTGGCACCGACACGAGAAGGCAATATCATATAAACAACCGTCGCAATCGCGACTTCATAAATTCCAGCAAAAACAGTCGGCGTCGACCCCACCTGCAAAGAAGCAATCACATTTGCCATTATAAAGGCACAAGCTCCTGCAAGTTTTCCCAAAGGTGAAAACAAGCCTGCCATCAAACCTCCAAGCGCATAAGCGCCGGAAAGATAATTTAGTCCTGTTGTAGAAAGGGCAAAAGCTGCTCCTGCTCCTATTCCAGAGACAGCCCCTCCTGCAGCCCCGCCAAACCGTGCCGCATAAAGAATAAACAAAACGGCCAAAATTCTTCCAAGAGAGACTCCCTCCACGGCGACACCGGAAAGCGCCAGCAATATAGCTCCGGCCGAAAACGCACAGCAGCAAAGATCCTGCGGCAAAAGGCCGGCAGTAGAAGGCTTGTCCCAAAGCACCTCCAAAGTGCGGGCAAAGAAATAGCCCCATGCGCCGCTTAAAAGGGACTCTGCCACAAAAAGGGCTGTGCTTCCTCCGGAAGCCCCATTGACAACTGCAACACAAAGCCCTGTACACAGAACCGAAAGCCCTGCAGCCCCCCCTGAAAGCAACGCTTTTTGGCTTGGCTTAACCAAGTCATTCAAAGCCCATCTGAGTGCTCCACCCGCTAAAAGAGCCGCTAGATAATGCACTGGAACTCTCGCGACTCCCGGTAGAAGATACCCCAAAAGGGCACCTGCCGTACCTCCCCAGATCAGGGTTCCTGGCGCTGCTGCCGCCAACGCAACCCCAAACGGGGCATATTCCCCAAATACAGTTGCTTTTGAGCAGAGCAACCCTAAGGCAAAAAAGACAATCTGGCCGCACAAATTCCGGAAAAGTGCGTCTTCCTGAGGCTTGTCCGCTGCTCTGCTTTTCGTCGTTGTCATAGAGAGAAAGCCATCCTTTCTTATTCTGCGTTTTTCGGCATGATTTTCAACTCCAAATTTCCCGAAAAACACAGGGATTGTGATATTTCCATTATAAGGAAATTCGGTTTTACAACTTTGTCAGAAACCGCCGGAAAGATGAACTTTTTTCTGGAATCATCAGCCATTCTGTGATAGAATAAAGTTTAAAGTAATCATTGAGATAAAACACACTCTTCAGTTTAAAAGAAAGAAGGCTAATTTATATGGATTATCAATTTGCTGACCGCGTAATGGGGTTAAAGCCCTCTGCTATTCGCGAAATTTTAAAGTATGCAAGTGACCCTAATGTTATTTCTCTTTCTGCTGGAAATCCTGCACCGGAAGCCTTCCCGGTTGTCCCACTGCGGGAATGCAGTACTGCCATTATGAAAGACCACCCAATTGATGCACTACAGTACAGTGTCACTGAGGGGTTGCCCGCTTTACGTGAAGATCTACGTGAGATCTTGAGAAAAGGAAATATCTATCATGAAAACGACGAGCTCATCATCACAAGCGGTGCACAGCAAATTATGGATCTCGCCTCCAAATCTCTTTTAAACGAAGGTGATGTGGTTCTCTGCGAAGAACCTAGCTTTTTAGGGGCTCTTAATACTTTCCGCTCTTATAATGCCCGTCTGCGCGGAATCCCCCTACAGGACGACGGACTTGACCTGATTGAACTTGAAAAAGCGCTAAGAGAAGAAAGCCGCGCTAAATTTCTTTATATTATTCCAAACTTTCAAAATCCTACCGGTATTACAACCAGTTGGGAAAAACGGAAAGAAATCTACAGGCTCGCGCAGAAATATAATATTCTTATTATTGAAGACAATCCTTACGGAGAACTTCGGTTTGCCGGCGAACCGATTTCTGCGATCAAAACATTGGATACTGATAACCGCGTCCTCTACTGCGGTACCTTCAGCAAAATTGTTTCTCCCGGCATGCGTGTCGGCTATGCGGTCTGCGGTAATGAACTGATTCAAAAAATGGTTGTCTGCAAACAGGGGCAGGACGTTCATACCAATATTTGGAGTCAGATGGTGATTCACCGCTTTCTAACTCATTACGATCTTTCGGAACATCTAACCTCGCTGCGCACGATTTACCGCAACAAATATTCCATTGCAGAGGGAGCTTTGGCTCCCTATCAAGAATTGATGCCTTACCGTGCGATTGAAGGCGGGCTTTTTATCTGGTGTACACTGCCGGATTCCATTCCAATGCTTGATTTCTGTGCTGCTGCCGTAAAGGAATGCAATGTTTGTGCTGTACCTGGCAACGCATTTTACACCGATGACACCATGCCGTGCCAAAGCTTCCGCATTAATTATTCTTCTCCTACTGATGAAGAACTCGCAGAAGGAATTCACCGCCTGGGAGAACTTGCAAAAGGCTGGAAAGATCGCGGCTGACTTTTGATACCATTTTATGAGGAGATAAAAACAAATATGGAGATTACCAATCCTACTACAACAAATTCCGAAACACCTAAAAAACGCATATTCAGCGCTATTCAGCCCAGCGGAAATATCACGCTGGGAAATTATCTTGGGGCGCTTAAAAATTGGATCAGCTTACAGGATGAATTTGACTGTATTTTTGCTTTGGCAGATTTACACACAATTACGGTTCGGCAGGAACCGGCACAATTCCGCAAACATGCATTGGAAGCCTATGCGCTTCTTCTCGCCTGCGGAATTGACGTTAAAAAAAGTCTGTTTTTCCTCCAGAGCCATGTTCCCGCTCATGCACAGCTCGCATGGGTTCTTGACTGCTATACGCAATTTGGAGAGCTTTCCCGCATGACGCAGTTTAAAGATAAGTCCAAAAAACACGCGGACAATATCAACGCGGGGCTTTTTACTTATCCGAGTTTGATGGCAGCAGACATTCTGCTCTACCAGGCTGACTTAGTTCCAGTTGGGGCTGATCAGACACAGCACCTGGAACTGACCCGTAATATTGCAACTCGCTTTAATGGTCTTTACAGCCCGACCTTTAAAATTCCAGAAGGCTATACCATAAAGCAGGGCGGGAAAATCATGAGCCTCCAAGATCCCACCAAAAAGATGAGCAAATCCGATGAAAATATAAATGGCTGTATTTACGTATTGGACAAGCCGGAAGATATTATGCGCAAGTTTAAGCGTGCCATCACAGACAGTGAAGCCTGTGTCCACTACGGTGAAGGAAAAGATGGAATTAATAATCTAATGGATATATACAGCTGTGTCACCGGGAAAAATTATCAGGAAATTGAGGCAGAATTTTCCGGACACGGTTATGGTGATTTTAAGGCAGCCGTTGGAGAAGCAGTTGTAGAGCATCTTCGCCCTATTCAAGAGCGGTATGCAAAATACAGCAAAGACAAAGCTTTTCTTCAGTCTTGCTGGAATGAAAGTGCTGAAAAAGCAGCACGGATTGCAAACCGCACCCTTAGTAAAGTAATGCGGAAAGTTGGTTTTCTCCCTCGCGAACTTTAAAGAATTTTTATTTGTTTTTAGCAAAATAAATTTAGATCACGATCAAAAAAGCAGTACAGTTAAAAAACTGTACTGCTTTTTTGATTTTTATTGATCGAATTTAGGCTCCTTACGAAGCAAAAATTCATGAAGCAGACGAAGAACCTGTCTGCTTTAATTCCGGATAAGCGAATCCCGCAATCTCCGTTACTGCAAAAATCACGGTTTCTCCCTGCCACTTCATATAATTGGGATCAATTTCATAGACGCGCCCTTCTTTGACTGCAGAAAGGTTCTCAAAGATATCTGCACTTTCCAGTTTTTCCTTTAACCCAATCGGACAGAAAATCACCTGCGGATTTGCTCTTTTGAGGGCAGTCAAATCCATTTTTCCACCTTCAGAACCTGCGGCCACATTGGTTATGCCAGCACTCTCCAAAATGGAATTCTGAAACATATCTCCGGTAACCGTTGATCCATCAAGATCCGAAATATAAATTCCAGTCAGCAAAATGTTTTTATTAGGAATAATCCGTGCAACAGAATCAATCCCCATCAAAACCTGTTCTGCCATTCTAGCTCCCTGCTCATATCCGGTGCGTTCGCCTTTCACTGCGGTTCCAACTTCTGTATAAAGACGGCAGAGATCCGCTCTTCCGTTTGCCGGCGAAAGGCTAAGCAAAATAATTCCCGCATCAGAAAAAGCTTTGGTCTGATCTTGTGTTGGGATCTGATCCGTAAGAGCCAGATCAACGCCCAATTTTTTGAGCTCCTTTGCTTGATCCAGACTATATACCGGAAGCGAAGACAGCTCCTTTTGACTACAGTCTTCACTGCGGGCTTTCAAAACAGTCTCATACCGCAGCTTCAGAAGAATATCGGCAATATTTCCCGAAAGTACCGCAACACCAGCAGGTTCCTTTGTAAGATTAACATTCTCTACCTTTACGGGCCAATCGGCAACTGCAGCACCGGAAACTGTAGAAGATGTCTGTATCTGCCCGCAGCCGGTAACCATCATTAAAAAAAGGGGAATGCAAAGAAAGCCTGCAAGCCATCTTTTTTTCATAAAATCCTCTCTTTCTAAAAATCTTAGTCGTCCAACGATTTTCCTAAGCTTAGTTTCGCTTGTGCATCACGAATATACTGCTGGGCAACTCTTGGAGAGCGACCTCCATGAACGGTCGCCCAACGCTCTGCACCGGACTCCAACAATGGAATATACTCTTTGAGGTCAAGCTGATAGGCAAGCTGATCAACAATCTCCAGAAAGCGCACCTTATCCGGAAGCATAAAATTAATAGAAAGTCCAAAACGATCTGCAAGGGATAGACTTTCCTGAATGGTATCGCTTTGATGCACCTCATCTCCGTCACGGTCTGAAAAGCTTTCGCGCAGAAGGTGACGACGGTTACTGGTGGCATAAATCAGAGAATTATCCGGACGCGCTGCCAATCCTCCCTGCAAAACAGACTTTAGTGCTGCATAGGTACTGTCCTGTTGTGAAAAAGAAAGATCATCAATAAAAATAATAAATTTCATTGGGATTTCCGCAATCTGATCCACCAAATATGGAAAATCCATTAAATATTCTTTTGGCATCTCAATTACACGCAGTCCCTGCGGATAAAACTCATTCAAAAGTGCCTTTACGGTAGAAGATTTTCCGGTACCGCGATCACCATAAAGCAGACAGTTATTCGCCGGATACCCTTTTAAAAATGCAACTGTATTATCAATCGCCATTTGGCGCTGTACTTCGTAACCTTTGAGCTGGTTCATTTTCTGCTTATCCGGATGTGCCACCGGCAAAATTCGCTTGTCTCTCCAAATAAAGGCCCGATACCGCGCATACATTCCGCATCCATTTTTCTGATAATACTGAGCCATCTGCTGTGCGCAAGTCTTTGCATCTCCGCGCAGTAGTTCCACCGGCTCTCCCGTTTCCCAACGCGGCAGCGGCGGAAGATCTCCAAAGCCACAGCTTTCTAAAAGATCATCGGGTGTTAAACGGGAAAGATCCAAAATAATTTCGAGATCACGCTCTACAGCTGCCTGCATACAATTGGAAAAATTCACATTCCCGGCAGCTGAAGCTAGCGAAAATGCATTTTCATCGTATAGTGCTGTACTGGTTAGGTGCCCGGCAAAGTTTTCACTGCTCTCTCTCTCACAAAGGACAGCAAAAAATTCTCCCCACGCATTGAGAAAAGTTTCTTTTGTATCAGCCCAAAGCAGACGATAAAGTGTCTTGGGTACGGTTCGATTTAAGATACCATGATAAATAGACAAAGAAGCTAGCTCTGCAGCGGCTTGTTTCATGCGGTTCATAATATACCTCTTTTTGCAAAATAATAGAAAATCTGCTCATTATGTCTATTATTTTACCTGTTGACTGATTTTCAGTCAAGCGAAAACCCGATTTCGCTCTTGACTTTTTTAGGTAAATTCTTTAAAATGAAAAATGCAGATTTCTGCCGGAAGGTTTCTAGTAAACTTCCTTGTTTATCTGCAATTGAATCAAGATGGAAGCGTATCGAAGTGGTCATAACGGGCCTGACTCGAAATCAGGTAGACCGCAAGGTCTCGTGGGTTCGAATCCCACCGCTTCCGCCACAAAAGTCCAGCAACCATGCGGGTTTGCTGGACTTTTCTTTTTGCTTTTAGCCCCTCTCAGCTCCGCTTTTTATAATTTTTTCCGTGTTGGAACAACCTGTTTTTGCGTTAGAACAGCTTATTTATCCCCGGAATTTGGGATTGAATTCTCTCCTGAATCCTCAGCAGCGTCTGTGACGTTGGCCCTATCTTCTTTTGAAGTCATTTGAACTTGGAAGCAGCATCCCGCTTTCCATTGCCTGGGCCGAAAAAATTTCGGGCAGAGGTGAAACAAGCTGTGGCCGAGTATGTTCACTTCTATAACTTTGAGCGTATTAACCTCAAAAACGGCCTCACTCCGTTTGAAATCCGGAGCAAGGCCGCGTAGTTCATCGCTGTTCTGCGATGGGGGGGATGCTTTTTTATTTGTGCGTTAAGCCGGGAGCAGTCTATAACTATTTTGAAACCAAGTACCCCGCTGGGCGTGCGTTTCATTGCTTTTCAGGAAAATGTAGATACGCAGAAGAACACTGTACAGAGATGATGCCCTTCAACAACATTTTCAATGAGTGGTATACGGCTCAGACCTGCAAGAAAATTCATGCGGTTTGGAAATCTAAAGCAGACAAGGGTGAACATGTTTCTTCGACTGTTCCTTTTGGTTATATTTTTCTACCAAGTAATATTATTCTTATTTGGATTTTTTCTTTTTCTTTCCGGTAATAATGAAGTAAACACCGAGTCCCAGCGAGGAAAGAAGCAGTGCTGTAAACCACAGCGACAGATTGCTGTTATCGCCGGTCTGAACCAGCGTTGTCGTATGTGTCGTTGTCGGAGTAGTCTCTTGAGAACCAGTCCCCGTACTCTTATTCGTAATTGTGACGATATTGCCGCTGGCAGAATAGTGAACGGTATAGCTATCCGGGACATCCAGCTCAACCGCAGTCCAAGTGTACGCGGTATCAAGTCCCTGCCATGTAAAGCCCCAATTGTTTGTCCTGTCCAGCACAGCCGTTTTGTAAGTGATACCGTCACGCAGCAGTGCAACAGTCACTGCATCCGGAACAGCAACGCCGTTGCTGACCCACACCTTTTTGACAGTCAGTTGAGTCTCCTGGGACTCCGCCCTTGCCTCCACCTTGGGACTGGCATCAACATCATATACCCACTCACTGTTGATTGTCATGGGCACAGACACAAGAAACGAATTTGTCGGGTAGTAGCCGCTGACAGCTTCCGTCTGTCTCACCAGATAGAGGCCTGTGTCAAGATTTAAAAAGGTGGCCAGACCATTTGCATCCGTTGATTCGGATTTTTCACCGGAAAGACCACGTTCATCCGCATAGGCGGAGAGATGGGTCTCCAGCCCATCCTGGCTGAGGTTGTCAAGACTGATTCCGCAGTTCATGAAATCGCTGGTAAAGGTATATGCCAGATTATAGCCGGAATGATATGCGTCCGCGACGCGATAAAGAGTAAACTTTGCGCCAGATATAGGGCTTTGTTTGACCTTGTCCAGCAATGTGACAGAGATGGAGCCGTTTCGCGTCAGGTCGACCGCGCCGCCGTCGGATGCCAAGGCCGGGCAGGCAAAGGTTGCCATTATGACAAGCACGATGACCAGAGCTATAATTATATTATTTTTTCTTTTTTTCATCCTTTTTTGCCCTTTCTCCCCGGTATTTTACCAGCAGTACCGCAAGCAGTATCAATAAAATCAGAGCCACAATGGCAGATGTTACAATGATTGGGTCAATCTGACGAGCTTCTGGGACAACATATCCATCCGGTGTCTCCACCGCGTTCTCCACCCTCGTCCCTCTGACCAGCATCCGATGTGAATTGACGCCGTAAGGCGTACAGGTCATCAGCGTACAGTAATCCTCGCCGTCCACGATTTGAAGGTCCTCCACCTCGGTGGGCAGAACGACTTTGATCTGATCGACCCGATAGGTCAACTTCCGGTCAAAGACCGTGATGACGAAGGTGTCGCCGATCTCCAATTTATCCAGATCAGAAAAGAGCTTCGCGCTGGGCAGCCCCCGGTGCCCGGATAGGACACAGTGGGTCCCCGCACCGCCCACTGGCAGGCTGGTCCCTTCCAAATGACCCACAGCAACCTGCAGGACGCTCTCGTCCGTGGTGTGATAGATTGGCAGCTTAACCTTAATCTTCTCAATGCTGATGTAGCCCATGATACCCGTACCCTTCACATTCAGGAGATTCTTATAATCATCTACCAGTTTTGGATTATAAAAGGCCATAGGAGTTTTACGAAGCGCAGCATTGTAATCGTCCGCTGCGGTCAACTCTTCCGTGACATCTGTCTCGGTATAGTCCTTCAGCGTCGCCGAATAGTCCGCAATGGCTCTGGATTGATGGATAGAATTAACGTAATCGCTGATTGTTGGATATAACAGCGCCGAGAGACCAATTAAAAAGACCAGGACCAATATGATTGTGGACAAATGTTTTTTCATCAGATTCTCCTCGCGGTCATTTTAGCCTTCGCGGTGCTGTTCTTCCTCTGGGACCGAGAGGCATACCTCCTCAGCCCCAGGAATCTGCAACTGTGCATTTTAGATTAGTTTTCATGGCCTGACTGTTTCTTTTTGATTACAAACAGAATCGCTGCACCTGCCATGAGCACACCGCCTGCAATATAGATAACGGTAGTACCGATGCCGCCGGTGGAAGGCAGCGTAGCTCCGGTGTTGTTTACGATGTTAGTACTCACACTGCCGTCAGCCGTACTTGTGGTGAAAGTCGCGACGATACCGGTGGCGAGAGGATTGCCTGCGGAATCGGTCTGCTGCGCGGTGAGGCTGGTCACCTCGGTATCCCCGGTCACAGCCGTTATGGTAAAGTAGACGGGGTCAATGGTGTTGTAGCCGGCAGGGGTCGTAGTCTCGGTCAGACGGTAGAGACCCGCGTCAAGGCCGCTGAACGTAAAGATCGTGTCCGGGGTGTTTGTTACGACCGTAACGGGGGTCCAGGAATTAGTTGCTTTTATGAACTTTTCCAGGGTGAATGCAGCGCCGGACAGGGGAGCATTGTTCTGGTCCACCTTGTTGATAATGACCTGGTAGGTGAAGACAGTGGTGGTGCTTCCGGGGGTTTTACCGGTGTCACCCAAGCCACCGGCGTTCGGGTTATTGGAGTACTCCAGAGTCGCCGTATTGGGGTTGCCCGCGGAGGTAAGCACAGCGCCACTGTTCAGTGTGGCGGAATAAGTCACGACGATCTTGCTGTCAGCGTTGATCGAAGCAATCGTTTTCAGATTAGGAAACTGAACCTCAAAGGTGCAGCCGTCGGTGAGACCGGTGGTGACGACGGTGTATCCGGTAGTGATCTGCGTACCGTCCACATAGACCTTCAAGGAGGCAGGATCAAAAGTCAAACCGGCAGACATTGCATCATGGAAGGTGTAGGCATAAGTAGAATAATCCGCATAGTTGGTGGGAAGGGTACCGGTGAGGGTGAAGGGGATGCTATCACCGATGTCATAGTCGGCACTTTTTTCCCCATTCTGGATTGTGCCTGTGGAATCGTTCGTCCCATCAACCGTCTTGGTGACCGTCGGGACAGTTCTCTTGGGGGTAACGGTCACATCCTTGGCCACCTTAAGTATGAAGCGGGTGTACCCTTCGGAGCTGCCGTCCTGTGTATCATCCTTATCTTTGACCATATAATAACCAGCGGAAAGATTGGAAATTTGAACAGAACCTGCTCCGGTAGCAGTACCGGCGACTGTTGCGCTCAAATTACTTCCGACTACCTGGGCAATGGCTTTCGCTTCGGTGGAGTCGTTTAAAATACCGTCCATTGCTTTGGCTACGTCAGCGGCACTGGCACAGCTGGTAAACATAGGACCAACAGTTGCGTCTGCTTTCAGCGCATCCAGCAGCGTGGCGCTGTTCACACCGGTGCCCCACTGAACGTCGGAGAGGACGCCCTCAGTACTCAGCGTACCCGTAAACACCTGGTATGCCTCGTAGGTGTGGGAAACGGTAGAAGTGCCTCCATCGACAGTGATGGTGTACGTATCCGCTGCTTGGGCGGTGATGCCCAGTGCCAGCATCATAACAAGAGCCATAATGAGTGACCATACTTTTCTAACTTTTTTCATGTTTAACTTCCTTTCTTCATTTATAAAATGATTATTCCGAACTGCTTTGTGACAAATAATCGGCGTTTTTCAGTTATAAGCCCTCCCTTCTCCTCTGTCTGCGCTTCCAAATGAATCCGGCCAAAGAACTGCCGGCTATAATAACCATCCCGGTGACCAAATAAGGCAATGTGCCGCTTCCACCGGTGGCGGGAAGCACGTAAGCGCCGGTATTGGTGATGTTGAAGTGTTTATCGCTCACCGGCACGGTGGTGGTCGTTGTTGTGCTGGTCAACTTGTAAAGCGTGATGGCAGGGGATTGGGATAAGTCGCCTGTGGAATTAAAATTGCTTTGAAATAAATAATAGAAATTATCTGGCTGGTAGTAGGCTCCGAGGTGAGAGCTATTATAGCGAATGTAGTTCGAATAAATCGTATAGGTCGTGGCCGAATTGGTGGCGCAGAACATATAACCTGAATTATATACAAACGACAGGTCTCTCCCACTGCTCTTGTTCGTCAGCTTGAAGTAACTGCCGTTTGCGGTAGCGACCCACTCGGAGGTAAGCGGTGTATTTGCCACGTTGCCGCTGGTATTCGCCGCCCACGAAAGCAGATCCGCACTGGTGTTTGCCAACGCTCCGCTGCCGCTTACCATCAGATAGGTTTCGCCGTCCTCGAAGTTTGTAGCCTGTGTCCAGTTCTGTACCGCCGTACTTGTCGGCTTCGTAGGCGGTGTTCCCTCCGTCACCGTACCGGTATAGCCGGTAATGGGAAGTTCGCCGACCGTGTAAACAATTGTATTCCCGTCCGTGTCATATTTCTTAAGATCCGTCCAAAGGTGGAACCAGTTGTCCGCCGCCGTAATCGTAACCGGG contains the following coding sequences:
- a CDS encoding PPM-type phosphatase domain-containing protein; the encoded protein is MTTTKSRAADKPQEDALFRNLCGQIVFFALGLLCSKATVFGEYAPFGVALAAAAPGTLIWGGTAGALLGYLLPGVARVPVHYLAALLAGGALRWALNDLVKPSQKALLSGGAAGLSVLCTGLCVAVVNGASGGSTALFVAESLLSGAWGYFFARTLEVLWDKPSTAGLLPQDLCCCAFSAGAILLALSGVAVEGVSLGRILAVLFILYAARFGGAAGGAVSGIGAGAAFALSTTGLNYLSGAYALGGLMAGLFSPLGKLAGACAFIMANVIASLQVGSTPTVFAGIYEVAIATVVYMILPSRVGARFLRFFARKDDAPRTDGLRRSIVSRLDFTAQTMEKISDTVEQVGDKLDEADQLESAREHTMPTLPGKNLARGLLIQQFSTVGTVLEEMASDLEIYERCDYQTARAVREVLRDFNLTPVDVNCVVDRFGRMKVEAMATRSGAGVVNKAQLAQEISRTCSRRFNPPVIMRVGANWRMVFSERVRYRVLAGCARHSCNNQKLCGDSYQYFSDGQGHEVAVLSDGMGTGGRAAVDGTMAADVFSDLMKAGVGFDSALKIVNSALVVKSVDESLATLDVLSLDLYTGSVEFYKAGAPMSFVRRDGDVIPIDAPGVPVGILEEAKFHKINEEIDAGDLIILLSDGALSSGANWIADKISGWDDRMPQELAESIVAEAVARRVDGHDDDITVLVFKLIDNH
- a CDS encoding Transcriptional regulator, GntR family / Aspartate aminotransferase, translated to MDYQFADRVMGLKPSAIREILKYASDPNVISLSAGNPAPEAFPVVPLRECSTAIMKDHPIDALQYSVTEGLPALREDLREILRKGNIYHENDELIITSGAQQIMDLASKSLLNEGDVVLCEEPSFLGALNTFRSYNARLRGIPLQDDGLDLIELEKALREESRAKFLYIIPNFQNPTGITTSWEKRKEIYRLAQKYNILIIEDNPYGELRFAGEPISAIKTLDTDNRVLYCGTFSKIVSPGMRVGYAVCGNELIQKMVVCKQGQDVHTNIWSQMVIHRFLTHYDLSEHLTSLRTIYRNKYSIAEGALAPYQELMPYRAIEGGLFIWCTLPDSIPMLDFCAAAVKECNVCAVPGNAFYTDDTMPCQSFRINYSSPTDEELAEGIHRLGELAKGWKDRG
- the trpS gene encoding tryptophanyl-tRNA synthetase (Evidence 2a : Function from experimental evidences in other organisms; PubMedId : 8950174, 10706627, 12682299, 24572018; Product type e : enzyme), with amino-acid sequence MEITNPTTTNSETPKKRIFSAIQPSGNITLGNYLGALKNWISLQDEFDCIFALADLHTITVRQEPAQFRKHALEAYALLLACGIDVKKSLFFLQSHVPAHAQLAWVLDCYTQFGELSRMTQFKDKSKKHADNINAGLFTYPSLMAADILLYQADLVPVGADQTQHLELTRNIATRFNGLYSPTFKIPEGYTIKQGGKIMSLQDPTKKMSKSDENINGCIYVLDKPEDIMRKFKRAITDSEACVHYGEGKDGINNLMDIYSCVTGKNYQEIEAEFSGHGYGDFKAAVGEAVVEHLRPIQERYAKYSKDKAFLQSCWNESAEKAARIANRTLSKVMRKVGFLPREL
- a CDS encoding exported protein of unknown function (Evidence 5 : Unknown function); translation: MKKRWLAGFLCIPLFLMMVTGCGQIQTSSTVSGAAVADWPVKVENVNLTKEPAGVAVLSGNIADILLKLRYETVLKARSEDCSQKELSSLPVYSLDQAKELKKLGVDLALTDQIPTQDQTKAFSDAGIILLSLSPANGRADLCRLYTEVGTAVKGERTGYEQGARMAEQVLMGIDSVARIIPNKNILLTGIYISDLDGSTVTGDMFQNSILESAGITNVAAGSEGGKMDLTALKRANPQVIFCPIGLKEKLESADIFENLSAVKEGRVYEIDPNYMKWQGETVIFAVTEIAGFAYPELKQTGSSSAS
- a CDS encoding AAA+ family ATPase, which gives rise to MNRMKQAAAELASLSIYHGILNRTVPKTLYRLLWADTKETFLNAWGEFFAVLCERESSENFAGHLTSTALYDENAFSLASAAGNVNFSNCMQAAVERDLEIILDLSRLTPDDLLESCGFGDLPPLPRWETGEPVELLRGDAKTCAQQMAQYYQKNGCGMYARYRAFIWRDKRILPVAHPDKQKMNQLKGYEVQRQMAIDNTVAFLKGYPANNCLLYGDRGTGKSSTVKALLNEFYPQGLRVIEMPKEYLMDFPYLVDQIAEIPMKFIIFIDDLSFSQQDSTYAALKSVLQGGLAARPDNSLIYATSNRRHLLRESFSDRDGDEVHQSDTIQESLSLADRFGLSINFMLPDKVRFLEIVDQLAYQLDLKEYIPLLESGAERWATVHGGRSPRVAQQYIRDAQAKLSLGKSLDD
- a CDS encoding putative CNA-B domain-containing protein (Evidence 3 : Putative function from multiple computational evidences), whose amino-acid sequence is MKKRKNNIIIALVIVLVIMATFACPALASDGGAVDLTRNGSISVTLLDKVKQSPISGAKFTLYRVADAYHSGYNLAYTFTSDFMNCGISLDNLSQDGLETHLSAYADERGLSGEKSESTDANGLATFLNLDTGLYLVRQTEAVSGYYPTNSFLVSVPMTINSEWVYDVDASPKVEARAESQETQLTVKKVWVSNGVAVPDAVTVALLRDGITYKTAVLDRTNNWGFTWQGLDTAYTWTAVELDVPDSYTVHYSASGNIVTITNKSTGTGSQETTPTTTHTTTLVQTGDNSNLSLWFTALLLSSLGLGVYFIITGKKKKKSK